In the genome of Acidimicrobiia bacterium, the window CTCGCCCTCTACGAACCGACCGACGCCCTCGCCTCGTGCGCCGCGGCCGCAAGCGTGTCGACCTCCGTCATGTGCTCGGCGTTCACGTCGGTGCCCTGGGAGGACGTGGCCGCCACCGCTCCCGGCCGGCACATGTTCCAGCTGTACGTCCTGGGAGACCGAGGATGGACGACGGACGTGACCGTGCGGGTCGAAGCGGCAGGGTTCGGCGCCCTGTGCGTCACCGTGGACACGCCGATGATCGGGCGACGCGACCGGAGCCTCGAGCTCCGGTCGGTCTTCGTCGCCGACCCGGCATCCGGTGAGCATCCCAACCTGGCGCGACACGGCTGGGACCCTTCGTACCGATCTCGCTACACCCCGGCCGACCTCGAGTGGCTCTGCCGGCAAACCCGCCTCCCCGTGGTCGTCAAGGGCATCATGACCGCCGACGACGCCAGGGCAGCAGTTGATGCGGGAGTGGCGGGCGTGTACGTGTCGAACCACGGCGGACGCCAGGTCGACCACGCCATCAGCACGATCGAGGTGCTCGGCGAGATCGTCGAAGCGGTCGGCGCCGAAGTGGACGTGGCGGTCGACGGCGGGTTCACGCGGGGCGCCGACGTCTGCAAGGCGCTGGCTCTCGGCGCCAGGGCCGTCGGCATCGGCCGCCTGCAATGCTGGGGACTGGCCGCAGGTGGCACGGCAGGGCTGACCCGGGTGCTCGAGATCCTCCGGGAGGAGATCGTGGTGACGATGGCGAACATCGGTTGCCGGACGACGCACGACGTCACGCCCGGTCACGTGAGGTGGGCCGTGCCGGCCGGCGAAGGCGTCTGAACCCGCCGGCATTGCAGGCGCTCACGCTGTGTCGGTCCGCCGCTGCGAGGAACGCGGTACCGTCCGACTGCCGCAACACGCTCGACGGAAGGTGGCGCCATGCCAGACGAGCCGGCTCACCACAGGGCAACCGGAGCCTCCATCGGCGCCGTGATCCTGGTGTCGGCCGGTTTCGTGGCGGTGATCGCCCTCCATGCCTTGCGGACCGACCTCGACCCGGTACGCGAGGTGATGAGCGGCTACGCCAACGGGTCGTTCGGGATCGTGATGACGGTGGCGTTCTATGCCCTCGGCGGCGCCGCCCTGCTGATGGCGTTCAGGCTGCCGAGGGCGACCCACCGAACGCCGGTTGCGCGGGCCGTCTCCGTGCTGCTGGCGTTGGCGGGAATCGGGCTCATCCTCGCCGGCGTGTTCGAGGTGGAGAGGCCGCTCATCCCGGACACGATCGAGGAGATCATCCACAGCGACGCCGCCATCGCCGCATTCGTGCTGTTGATCGCGGCGATGCTGCTGTTCACCGTCGTGTGCCGTCGCGACCCTCGGTGGCACTCTTTCTTCGTCGTCACGCTGGCACTGGCGTTGATGGCGACCGCCGCGGCCGCCTTCAGCCCGCTCGCCGACCGCACGCCGTTGACGGGGGTCGCCCAGCGGGGCCTGGCGTTGACCGTGTTCGCCTGGCTGTTCCTCGTCGCAGCCCGCATCCGCTTCCACCCCGCCCACGTCCCCCAGCCAGAATCGGACGGGTCCTGAACGATCGGTTGCGCCCGGCCGCGGTGGCGCTGATGCTCGTCGGCTTCGGCCTCGTCGTCGCGGTCCACGTCGTCACAGGTCTCGACCCGATCAGCCGCAGGCTCAGCGAGTACGTCCACGAGGAGGGCGGCTTCCTGATGGTGGCGGCCTTCATAGCCATCGGCCTCGGGATGATCGGGCTGGGGCTCGCCATCAGGACGGCGACGGGGCGCCTGGCCCCATGGGTTGCCACACTGGTCGGCCTGGCGGGCGTCGGCATGATCGTGTCGGGCCTCTACCCCACCGACCCGGGGCCGGCGACGATCTCGGGGCTCCTTCACAGCCGGGCCTCGGGTGGCGCCACCCTCGCCCTCATCGGCGCCTCGATCCTCTGGTCGTTCCGCACGCCGGGTCGCGATCGGCTCCTCATGGGACTCTCCGTCGCGGCCGCGCTGCTCGGCGTCGTCAGCGTGGCGCTCCACGAGACAGGCGTGTCAGGCCTCGGTCAGAGGAGCTTGTGGGTGGTGCTGCTCGCCTGGCTCTTGCTGGCGGCAGTCCGCCTCGAGCGCGTCTGACGCTGCGTCGTCAGGCTGCGAGGTGAATCGAGGTGACGTCTCCGAGCGCGATCGATCGGGTTCGGTTGTCGTGGCGAAGGAGCATGGCCCATTCGCCGTACGGAGCCTCCATGCCGAGGTACTCCCCGAAGGCGACGCCGTATCTCGTGGCGGCGCGGTAGTAGAAGCCGCGGCGGAGGTGGTTGAAGTTTGGGGTCGCGTCCCTACGCGACCGACGTTGTGCCGTCATTCGGCACTCCTTTCGTGGATGCGGGCCGCCAGGCCCGCAGTGATCTGTTGCGGTGTCAGCGGCGGGGTCGCCTCGGCCGGGCGATGCTGACCTTGAGGTCCCTGCCGCCGAGGCGGGTGCCGTCCAGCGCTTCGACGGCGACCTGGGCTTCCGGCTGCCGCATGTCGACGAAGCCGAAGCCGCGTGAGCGGCCCGTATGACGATCTGTGACGATCGTCGCCTCCCTGACCTGGCCGAACGGCTCGAACAGCGCCCGGACCTCTGCCGCAGTGGCTGCCCAGGGCAGGTTCGAGACGTAGAGGCTCTCGTCTCTCCCGGCCGGCCGGCGGGCGTGACGGCTGTCCCGCTCCCCCTGTCCGTTGTGCGGGCTCCCTCGATCGGTACGTGGGGCGTCGCCGATCGTCCGACCGCCCCGCTCGAGGGCATCGGCTCGCGGCACGTCGATGACCTCGGGGAGCCCGAGGTCGCCGAGCATCCGGCGCACGGCCCTCTGCTGGTCACCGGTCACGAGGCTCACGACGATCCCGGAGGCCCCGGCCCTGGCGGTCCTGCCGGACCGGTGGAGGTAGTCCTTCGAGTCGGCCGGAGGGTCGAAGTGGACCACCGAGGCGACCGAGTCGACGTGGATGCCTCGGGCCGCCACGTCCGTGGCGACCAGTGCCTGGGCGCGGCCGGTCGAGAAGGCGTGGAGAGCCTTGGTCCGCTGGCTCTGGGAGCGGCCGCCGTGCATCGCAACCGCGCCGACGCCGAGCTTGACGAGCTGCTTGGTCAGCCGGTCGGCGCCGTGGCGGGTGCGCGTGAAGACGATCGAGCTGCCTGCCGACGTGACGACGGAGGCGGTGTGCTCGGCCCGGGCATCGCGATCCACGAGCCAGAAGTGGTGGCGGGCATCGACGGTCACCGCCGCCCCGACCGTGCCTGCCTCGTGTCGCACGGGATCCCGCTGATAGTCGCGGCTCAGCACCGCGACGTCGCCGTCGAGCGTCGCAGAGAACAGGAGGGTCTGGCGGTGGCGGGCCGTCAGGTCGAGGATGCGCCGGACAGCGGGGAGGAAGCCCATGTCCGCCATCCGATCAGCCTCGTCGACGACGACCACGTCGACGCTGTCGAGCTCGACGGACCGCTGCTCGATGAGATCCTCGAGGCGGCCCGGTGTGGCGACCAGGACGTCGAGCCCCTTGCGAAGGGCGCTCTTCTGGGGGCCGTAGGAGACGCCGCCGTACACGGCGAAGACATGTCTGCCCGCTGCCTTGGCCAGCGGAGCCAACTCCTGCTTGATCTGCTCGGCGAGCTCTCTCGTCGGCGCCAGGATGAGCGCCTTCGGCCTCGATCGTTCCGCTCGCTCTACCCGGGCGAGTAGCGGGAG includes:
- a CDS encoding alpha-hydroxy acid oxidase, translating into LALYEPTDALASCAAAASVSTSVMCSAFTSVPWEDVAATAPGRHMFQLYVLGDRGWTTDVTVRVEAAGFGALCVTVDTPMIGRRDRSLELRSVFVADPASGEHPNLARHGWDPSYRSRYTPADLEWLCRQTRLPVVVKGIMTADDARAAVDAGVAGVYVSNHGGRQVDHAISTIEVLGEIVEAVGAEVDVAVDGGFTRGADVCKALALGARAVGIGRLQCWGLAAGGTAGLTRVLEILREEIVVTMANIGCRTTHDVTPGHVRWAVPAGEGV
- a CDS encoding DUF998 domain-containing protein, which gives rise to MPDEPAHHRATGASIGAVILVSAGFVAVIALHALRTDLDPVREVMSGYANGSFGIVMTVAFYALGGAALLMAFRLPRATHRTPVARAVSVLLALAGIGLILAGVFEVERPLIPDTIEEIIHSDAAIAAFVLLIAAMLLFTVVCRRDPRWHSFFVVTLALALMATAAAAFSPLADRTPLTGVAQRGLALTVFAWLFLVAARIRFHPAHVPQPESDGS
- a CDS encoding DUF998 domain-containing protein, whose translation is MRPAAVALMLVGFGLVVAVHVVTGLDPISRRLSEYVHEEGGFLMVAAFIAIGLGMIGLGLAIRTATGRLAPWVATLVGLAGVGMIVSGLYPTDPGPATISGLLHSRASGGATLALIGASILWSFRTPGRDRLLMGLSVAAALLGVVSVALHETGVSGLGQRSLWVVLLAWLLLAAVRLERV
- a CDS encoding DEAD/DEAH box helicase produces the protein MPNTFAQLGVPAALVRVLEGRGIIDPFPVQTATIPDVLAGKDVCGKAPTGSGKTLAFGLPLLARVERAERSRPKALILAPTRELAEQIKQELAPLAKAAGRHVFAVYGGVSYGPQKSALRKGLDVLVATPGRLEDLIEQRSVELDSVDVVVVDEADRMADMGFLPAVRRILDLTARHRQTLLFSATLDGDVAVLSRDYQRDPVRHEAGTVGAAVTVDARHHFWLVDRDARAEHTASVVTSAGSSIVFTRTRHGADRLTKQLVKLGVGAVAMHGGRSQSQRTKALHAFSTGRAQALVATDVAARGIHVDSVASVVHFDPPADSKDYLHRSGRTARAGASGIVVSLVTGDQQRAVRRMLGDLGLPEVIDVPRADALERGGRTIGDAPRTDRGSPHNGQGERDSRHARRPAGRDESLYVSNLPWAATAAEVRALFEPFGQVREATIVTDRHTGRSRGFGFVDMRQPEAQVAVEALDGTRLGGRDLKVSIARPRRPRR